A single genomic interval of Leptidea sinapis chromosome 37, ilLepSina1.1, whole genome shotgun sequence harbors:
- the LOC126975681 gene encoding N-acetylglucosamine-6-sulfatase-like yields the protein MFNYITVTLLVLVLHTCFCDKKPNFVLILTDDQDIVLNGMEPLKNVQRLIGNEGTIFNNSYTTSPLCCPSRASILTGLYIHNHHTYNNSVDGGCYGSSWKQLETSTFNYMMNTAGYSTFYAGKYLNTYATQSDDGPENVPPGWTEWHALVGNSVYYDYTLSNNGVPTNYSDLYLTDVIRDLGTSYIKKQTESQPFLMVLAPPAPHEPFTPAPRYKDAFLNVTVVKQPNFNVASTDKHWLMSMPPSPLPQSIMPELDRVYRSRWETLLSVDEMVADLIQALDTNNLLADTYVIYTSDNGYHVGQFSLVYDKRQPYETDIKVPLLIRGPNIQKNTINDQPILNIDLAPTILGLAGLTAPNSMDGKAILFEEDVDVERKMLVEHYGEAGDSVEPQCPWVYDHNNLAECLVDYDCKCQDSRNNTYACLRHISRQINKKYCVFADEENFKEMYDLSKDPYELENIIEDELPSIRDSYQHTLIHMLNCRGVDDCENQD from the exons atgttTAATTACATAACTGTTACCTTACTCGTACTAGTCTTGCACACATGCTTTTGCGATAAGAAacctaattttgttttaattctcACAGATGATCAAGATATTGTATTGAATGGAATG GAACCCCTGAAAAATGTGCAACGTTTAATTGGGAATGAGGGCACGATATTCAACAATTCT TATACAACGTCGCCTCTGTGTTGCCCCAGCCGGGCAAGTATTTTGACGGGTCTATATATTCACAATCACCACACATATAATAACAGTGTGGACGGCGGGTGCTATGGCAGCTCCTGGAAGCAGCTGGAAACAAGCACGTTCAATTACATGATGAATACAGCTGGATACAGCACATTTTATGCTGGAAAGTATTTAAATACG tatgcTACACAATCAGACGATGGTCCGGAAAATGTTCCCCCGGGATGGACGGAGTGGCACGCTCTTGTGGGGAACTCAGTATACTACGACTATACACTGTCTAATAACGGAGTACCAACAAATTATTCTGACTTGTACCTTACTGATGTTATT CGAGATCTAGGAACCAGTTATATTAAAAAGCAAACAGAGTCGCAGCCGTTCCTCATGGTGTTGGCTCCCCCAGCCCCGCATGAACCCTTCACGCCGGCCCCCAGATATAAAGACGCGTTCCTCAACGTTACTGTTGTCAAACAACCGAATTTTAACGTTGCTTCAACG GATAAGCACTGGCTGATGTCGATGCCTCCCTCCCCGCTACCACAGAGTATTATGCCAGAGTTGGACAGAGTATACAGGTCGCGTTGGGAGACTCTGTTGTCTGTGGACGAGATGGTGGCTGACCTTATACAAGCACTCGACACCAACAATCTGTTGGCAGATACTTACGTCATTTATACTTCAGATAATGGCTACCATGTCG GCCAATTTTCACTAGTGTACGACAAACGCCAACCTTACGAAACTGATATAAAAGTACCGCTTCTAATTCGAGGTCCGAACATACAAAAGAACACAATAAACGACCAACCCATATTAAACATTGACTTGGCACCGACCATCCTAGGGTTAGCTGGTCTTACTGCACCCAATTCTATGGACGGGAAGGCAATTCTGTTTGAAGAAGATGTAGATGTAGAAAGGAAGATGCTTGTGGAGCATTATGGTGAAGCCGGTGATTCAGTTGAACCACAATGTCCGTGGGTGTATGATCACAATAATTTAGCT GAATGCCTTGTTGATTATGATTGTAAATGTCAAGACTCAAGGAATAACACATACGCATGTCTTAGGCATATTTCAAGGCAGATCAATAAAAAGTACTGTGTGTTTGCAGATGAAGAG aacttcaaagaaatgtatGATCTATCTAAAGATCCGTACGAATTGGAGAACATAATAGAAGACGAACTGCCTTCTATACGCGATTCGTACCAACATACATTGATACATATGTTGAACTGCAGAGGAGTAGACGATTGTGAAAACCAAGATTGA